CGCCCGGCTACGTCGCCACCGACAACACCGCCGCGCTGCGCGCCGACCCGGACCGCGACCGGTCCATCCTGGACCGGATACCGGCCGGGCGCTGGGCCGAGCCGGAGGACATCGCGGGCGCGGTGCTGTTCCTGTGCTCCCGCGCGGCCGACTACGTGCACGGGGTCGTGCTGCCCGTGGACGGCGGTTGGCTGGCCAGGTGACCGGGGTCAGCCGGGCGGCGGGGCCGTCGAGCCGCGCACGCGCAACGACGGCGTGATCACCACCCGGTGCGTCGGGCGGTCCGGTTCGGCCAACCGGGCCGCCAGCAGCGACACCGCCGCCCGCCCGATCGAGCGCCGGGGCGGTCGCACCGCCGTCAGCGCGGGCGTGAACAACGCCGCCACCTCGTCGTCGTAGGCCACCACCGACAGGTCCGACGGCACCCGCACGCCGCGCTGCTCGGCCCGTTGGACGAGGGCCATCGCCTCGGCGTCGGCGTGCACGAGCACCGCTGTGGTCCCGGTCGCGGCCAGCTGGTCCAGCACCTCGTCCAGCGCGGCGTCCCAACCGGACGTGGCGGGCCTGGGCACGGCGGCGTCCACAGCGGACCCCGGTTCCAGCCCCGCCGCCTCGCACCCGTCCCGCCAACCGTGCCGCACGTGCGGCGAGGTCGGGCTGTTCTCGCTGGTGACGACACCGACCCGGCGGTGGCCCAGACCGGCCAGGTGGTGCACGGCCATCGCCGCGCCCAGCGCGTGGTCGGTGACGACGGACTCCACCACCGCGTGCCGCGGCCCCGCCGTCACCGCGCGCTCGACCAGCACCACCGGCGTGTCGAGCGTGCTCAGCCACTCCAGCGTCGTCTCGGCGCTCGGGGCGGTCAGGCTCGGCGCGACGATCAGGCCGCACACGTCCTCGTTGTCCAGCAGGCGTTCCAGCTGCGGGCGGTCGTCGGCGCTCTCGTAGGACGACCCGCGCAGCAGCACCTGCAACCCGTGCCCGGACGCCTCCTCCTCCGCGCCGCGGACCACCTCGGGCCAGTAGTAGTCCAGTGACGGCACCAGCATCCCGGCGGCGCCCTGGCTCGCGCGCTCGACCGCCGCGTCGACCGGCCGCGCGCCGTGCGGCCCGGCTTCGGTGAGGCGGAGCGTCGCGCCACCGTGCACGCGGCGCAGCAGCCCTTCGCCCGCGAGGTGGGCGATGTCGCGGCGCAGGGTGACCGGGGTGACGCCCAACCTCTCGCTCAGGTCGGAGATCCGCACGGTGCCGTCGCGGTGCAGCGCCTCCAGGATGGACGCGCGGCGGTCGGCGGCGAGGGTGCGCGACTCGGGGTTCACGGCGCACCCACCCCAGCGGAACCGGTCCCCGTGCGCGCTCTCGTCACCGTTGGTCCTCCTGTCGTTGATCGCGTCCATTATGTCGCCGGCCGCCGAGGACGACGTGCCGCGACAGGCCGCGCCCGGCGGAGCGCCCGAGTCCGATCAAGAGGACGCCCTGTGACTCTTGACACGATCACTCGTGCACGTATTTACTCTTTAGCACTTCAAGCGATCAAAAGCGAAAGCAAGTGCGCACCGCTGTGATCGAACGACGTCCGACGCTGGAGGACGGGACCCATGCCGCCATCTTCGCCCGCGCCGACCGACGCTGCCGCCACCTGGACCCGCGACCGGTGGGCCGCCCTGGCCGACGACGTGCTGCGCGCGGTCCGCCCGCACAGCTCGCCCCGGCACGCGCGCATCGCCCTGCCCGGCCCCACCGGCGGGTACGGCGCCGACGTCGACGCGCTGGAGGGCTTCGCCCGGACGTTCCTGCTCGCCGGCTTCCGGATCGCGGGCGAGCGCGGCGCGGACCCGGACAACCTCGCCGAGTTCTACGCCGAGGGCATCGCCGCGGGCGCCGACCCGCACTCCCCCGAGCGCTGGGTCCGCCTGGACGAGCACGGCCAGGCCAAGGTCGAGGCCGCCTCCCTCGCGCTCACCCTCGACCTGACGCGCCCCTGGCTGTGGGACCGCCTGGACCCGGTGGTGCAGGAGCAGGTGGTGGACTACCTGGCGCACGCCGTGGGCGACCGGACGTACCCGCGGATCAACTGGGTCTGGTTCCGGCTGGTCGTGCAGACGTTCCTGCGCTCGGTCGGCGGCCCGTGGTCGGCCGACGACGTGGCCGACGACCTCGCCGCCCACGACGGCTTCCTGCGCGAGGACGCCTGGATGTCCGACGGCCACGAGCGGGCGTTCGACCACTACGTCGGCTGGGCGCTGCACCTCTACCCGGTCCTGTGGGCCCGCATGGCGGGCGCGGCCGACCTCGCCGGTGCCCGCCGCGAACGGGACGTCGCGCTGCTGGACCGCTTCCTGCTCGACGCCGTCCACCTGGTCGGCGCGGACGGCTCGCCGCTGATCCAGGGCCGCAGCCTGACCTACCGGTTCGCCGCCGCCGCGCCCTTCTGGGTCGGAGCCCTCGCCAACGTCCCCTCCACCCCGCTCGGCGTCCTGCGCCGGGCCGCGACGGGGGTGGTGCGCCACTTCGTGGACCGCGGTGCGCCCGACAAGAGCGGGCTGCTGAACCTGGGCTGGCACGGGCCGTGGCCGCGGATCGCGCAGTCCTACTCCGGAACGGGCTCGCCGTACTGGGCGGTCAAGGGGATGCTCGGCCTCGCCCTGCCCGCCGACCACCCGGTGTGGGCGGCCGACGAGCTGCCGCTGCCGGTCGAGCGGGGCGACTTCGTCCGGGCGGTCAGGGCGCCGGGCTGGCTGCTCAGCGGCACGGCGGCCGACGGCGTGGTCCGGGTCGCCAACCACGGCACGGACCACACCGTCCCCGGTGACACCAAAGGCGACTCCCCGCTCTACGCGCGCTTCGGCTACTCCACCGCCACCAGCCCCCTGCTCGACCCCGACAGCTGGGTCGACCCGCGGGACCAGGCCGTCGTGCTGGTCGACGCCGAGGGCCGCGGCACCCACCGGGCCGGGATGGACGTCGGCGGGGTCCGGGTCGTCGACGCGGACGGCGTGCCCGTCGGCGTCGGCTCGTCCGGCGGCGCGGTGCGCTGGTTCGAACCCGACGAGGTGCAACCGCACCAGCACGGGACGGGGTGGCTGGGGCGCAGCCACGACGCCGGGGCGATCACCGCGCGCTCCCTCGTCCGCGGCCCGTGGGAGGTGCGCCTGGTCCGCGTCGACCGCGTCGCCGAAGACCGCCCGCCGACGGCGCTGCGCGTGTCCGGCTGGCCGGTGGCGGGCGCGCCCGCCGACACCGACCGACCGCGCGCGCCGAGCGCCCTCGGCGCCGACAGGAGCCGATCGACGCTGGTCGCCCTGCTGGGCGACGTCACGGACTCGGGGGTGACGACCCGCGCCGACGCCAGTCCCCTCGGCCCGGTCGCCGCCGTCCCGTGGCTGCGCCACCCGGTCGTCGTCGGCGAGTGGTTCGCCGTCCTGGTGGAGCTGACCCGCGACCACGCGCCCTGGTCGGCCGAGCCGGGGGTCGAACTCCGGCACGACGGCCCGACGACCCACGTCACCGCCCGGTGGCCCGACGGCGCGCTGACCCGGGTCGCGCTGCCCTGACGCCCGCACCGCCTCGCCCGCTCCCCCGTGGCCCTACCAGGAAGTGAAGGAACCATGCAACGCAGGCACCCCCGACGGACCGTCATCGCCGCCGCCGTCGCCGCCCTCGCCCTCGTCGCCACCGCGTGCGGCTCGGGCGGAGGCTCCGACAGCGGTGGTCCGGTCACCCTGTCGATGAGCGCGTGGAGCCTGAACTCCACCCCGGAGTTCAAGAAGCTCGCCGAGACCTTCCACGCCCAGAACCCCGACATCACGGTGGAGTTCAAGGAGTACGACCCCACCAACTACGACACCCAGCTCACCGCCGACCTCGCCGCGGGCAGCGGACCGGACGTCTTCGTCCTGAAGACCCTCAAGCACTTCTTCACCTACCAGAGCGGCGAGCAGCTGCTGGACGTCTCCGACGTCGCCGGCGGGCTCGGCGGCGACGTCAACGGCCTGGGCAACTACGAGGTGGACGGAGCGACGTTCGCCATCCCCTACCGGCAGGACTCCTGGTACCTGTACTACAACAAGGACCTGTTCGCGAAGGCCGGCGTGACGCCGCCCGACGCCACGTGGACGTGGGCGCAGTACGAGACGGCCACCACCGACCTCGACACCGGGCTGAAGGCGGCGGGCTCCCCGGCGAAGGCCGCCTACCAGCACGTGTGGCAGTCGACGGTGCAGGGCCTGGCGCTGGCGCAGTCGCCGGGGGCCGAGCTGACCAGCGGCGACTACGGCTACCTCAAGCCCTACTACGAGCGCGCCCTGGAGCAGCAGGCGTCCGGCGAGCAGGTGGACTACGGCACGGCCACCACCAACACCCTCCAGTACCAGGCGCAGTTCGGCACCCAGCA
This genomic window from Saccharothrix sp. HUAS TT1 contains:
- a CDS encoding DUF2264 domain-containing protein, translated to MPPSSPAPTDAAATWTRDRWAALADDVLRAVRPHSSPRHARIALPGPTGGYGADVDALEGFARTFLLAGFRIAGERGADPDNLAEFYAEGIAAGADPHSPERWVRLDEHGQAKVEAASLALTLDLTRPWLWDRLDPVVQEQVVDYLAHAVGDRTYPRINWVWFRLVVQTFLRSVGGPWSADDVADDLAAHDGFLREDAWMSDGHERAFDHYVGWALHLYPVLWARMAGAADLAGARRERDVALLDRFLLDAVHLVGADGSPLIQGRSLTYRFAAAAPFWVGALANVPSTPLGVLRRAATGVVRHFVDRGAPDKSGLLNLGWHGPWPRIAQSYSGTGSPYWAVKGMLGLALPADHPVWAADELPLPVERGDFVRAVRAPGWLLSGTAADGVVRVANHGTDHTVPGDTKGDSPLYARFGYSTATSPLLDPDSWVDPRDQAVVLVDAEGRGTHRAGMDVGGVRVVDADGVPVGVGSSGGAVRWFEPDEVQPHQHGTGWLGRSHDAGAITARSLVRGPWEVRLVRVDRVAEDRPPTALRVSGWPVAGAPADTDRPRAPSALGADRSRSTLVALLGDVTDSGVTTRADASPLGPVAAVPWLRHPVVVGEWFAVLVELTRDHAPWSAEPGVELRHDGPTTHVTARWPDGALTRVALP
- a CDS encoding ABC transporter substrate-binding protein encodes the protein MQRRHPRRTVIAAAVAALALVATACGSGGGSDSGGPVTLSMSAWSLNSTPEFKKLAETFHAQNPDITVEFKEYDPTNYDTQLTADLAAGSGPDVFVLKTLKHFFTYQSGEQLLDVSDVAGGLGGDVNGLGNYEVDGATFAIPYRQDSWYLYYNKDLFAKAGVTPPDATWTWAQYETATTDLDTGLKAAGSPAKAAYQHVWQSTVQGLALAQSPGAELTSGDYGYLKPYYERALEQQASGEQVDYGTATTNTLQYQAQFGTQQAATMVMGSWYVATLVAQQKSGDAQAFQWGFAPAPQRDESTKDKPVTFGDPTGMGINAGIDEGKVAAAKKFLAFAAGEGGAAALASIGITPATLSDSVTKAYFEVPGVPTDELSRFAFENHETKAENPVSPMTAALQNILLETHSAIMSGSTPVDEALQQAGTRAREEVIEAQ
- a CDS encoding substrate-binding domain-containing protein; amino-acid sequence: MNPESRTLAADRRASILEALHRDGTVRISDLSERLGVTPVTLRRDIAHLAGEGLLRRVHGGATLRLTEAGPHGARPVDAAVERASQGAAGMLVPSLDYYWPEVVRGAEEEASGHGLQVLLRGSSYESADDRPQLERLLDNEDVCGLIVAPSLTAPSAETTLEWLSTLDTPVVLVERAVTAGPRHAVVESVVTDHALGAAMAVHHLAGLGHRRVGVVTSENSPTSPHVRHGWRDGCEAAGLEPGSAVDAAVPRPATSGWDAALDEVLDQLAATGTTAVLVHADAEAMALVQRAEQRGVRVPSDLSVVAYDDEVAALFTPALTAVRPPRRSIGRAAVSLLAARLAEPDRPTHRVVITPSLRVRGSTAPPPG